A genomic window from Gossypium hirsutum isolate 1008001.06 chromosome D12, Gossypium_hirsutum_v2.1, whole genome shotgun sequence includes:
- the LOC107943827 gene encoding 60S ribosomal protein L8-3, whose amino-acid sequence MAGPALCISVVPAHFPSLDFGERNDYLKGVVTDVIHDPGRCAPLARVVFRHPFRYKKQKELFVAAEGMYTGQFVYCGKKATLMVGNVLPLRSIPEGAVVCNVEHHVGDREVFARASGDYAIVISRNPDNDTTSVQSRI is encoded by the exons CCCTCTGCATCTCCGTTGTTCCCGCCCATTTTCCCAGCCTTGACTTCGGTGAACGAAACGACTACCTCAAAGGCGTCGTCACCGATGTTATCCACGACCCAGGCCGCTGTGCGCCCTTAGCTCGCGTCGTGTTCCGTCACCCATTCCGTTACAAGAAACAGAAGGAACTGTTCGTCGCCGCTGAGGGTATGTACACGGGACAGTTCGTGTACTGTGGTAAGAAGGCCACCCTTATGGTTGGAAACGTGTTGCCTCTTAGATCTATCCCCGAAGGAGCTGTCGTTTGCAACGTCGAACACCACGTTGGTGATCGTGAGGTTTTCGCTAGGGCTTCTGGTGATTATGCCATTGTTATTAGTCGCAACCCTGATAACGACACTACCAG TGTCCAGAGCAGAATTTAA
- the LOC107946493 gene encoding uncharacterized protein isoform X1 yields the protein MRLKTVSSCCVACDLAGLCMHLKEVKMSTPARKRLMRDFKRLQQDPPAGISGAPQDNNIMLWNAVIFGPDDTPWDEGLDVGAREKQGNPKVDDGFKVPKEKITCIATSVDVDEEFESSGVEETRSTVTNGSRSHSNRRYRDKTANLTTNSDIEGVVEDSISSSWKSQSLALQVGVLFNFPFHGRLS from the exons ATGAGATTGAAAACAGTCTCTTCTTGTTGTGTAGCTTGTGACTTGGCGGGTCTTTGCATGCACCTCAAA GAGGTGAAGATGTCAACTCCTGCAAGGAAGAGATTGATGAGGGATTTTAAGAGGTTGCAGCAAGATCCTCCTGCAGGAATTAGTGGTGCACCTCAAGATAACAACATTATGCTTTGGAATGCTGTTATATTTGG ACCTGATGACACCCCATGGGATGAAG gTTTGGACGTTGGTGCTAGGGAGAAGCAAGGAAATCCTAAAGTTGATGATGGATTCAAGGTTCCAAAAGAAAAAATCACCTGCATTGCGACATCTGTTGATGTGGATGAAGAGTTTGAATCTTCTGGAGTTGAAGAAACTAGGAGTACTGTTACAAATGGCAGCCGAAGCCACAGTAACAGACGCTATCGTGATAAGACAGCTAATTTAACAACTAATTCTG ATATTGAAGGTGTTGTAGAGGATTCAATCTCTTCAAGTTGGAAAAGCCAAAGCTTAGCACTTCAAGTGGGAGtgttatttaattttccattccATGGTCGTTTATCTTAG
- the LOC107946493 gene encoding uncharacterized protein isoform X2 gives MSTPARKRLMRDFKRLQQDPPAGISGAPQDNNIMLWNAVIFGPDDTPWDEGLDVGAREKQGNPKVDDGFKVPKEKITCIATSVDVDEEFESSGVEETRSTVTNGSRSHSNRRYRDKTANLTTNSDIEGVVEDSISSSWKSQSLALQVGVLFNFPFHGRLS, from the exons ATGTCAACTCCTGCAAGGAAGAGATTGATGAGGGATTTTAAGAGGTTGCAGCAAGATCCTCCTGCAGGAATTAGTGGTGCACCTCAAGATAACAACATTATGCTTTGGAATGCTGTTATATTTGG ACCTGATGACACCCCATGGGATGAAG gTTTGGACGTTGGTGCTAGGGAGAAGCAAGGAAATCCTAAAGTTGATGATGGATTCAAGGTTCCAAAAGAAAAAATCACCTGCATTGCGACATCTGTTGATGTGGATGAAGAGTTTGAATCTTCTGGAGTTGAAGAAACTAGGAGTACTGTTACAAATGGCAGCCGAAGCCACAGTAACAGACGCTATCGTGATAAGACAGCTAATTTAACAACTAATTCTG ATATTGAAGGTGTTGTAGAGGATTCAATCTCTTCAAGTTGGAAAAGCCAAAGCTTAGCACTTCAAGTGGGAGtgttatttaattttccattccATGGTCGTTTATCTTAG
- the LOC107943836 gene encoding myosin-7-like codes for MVPSELEIIKQDFERRNSELVKKIGQMEEEKMSLKLDVDVQKLETEGLRKEKHKAEEDLNSLKMDYKRLRMSMRTAGLGKTSEQWRQEEAQKQNKSFERSLSESQNENDELKARVAELEAILQDYEARIEHLEANEDHQNEQLHYLQDQVASRDHIMGEAVVQIQGVAEHLQTLAVQADVLSVKYELELDQGQKLASLLREIKVLSVRAKPYL; via the exons ATGGTCCCTTCTGAGCTAGAAATCataaaacaagattttgaaagaagaaattcTGAACTTGTGAAGAAGATAGGGCAAATGGAAGAGGAAAAGATGAGTCTGAAACTGGATGTGGATGTTCAGAAGCTGGAAACCGAAGGCCTGAGGAAAGAAAAGCACAAAGCTGAGGAGGATTTGAATAGCTTGAAGATGGATTATAAGAGGCTACGTATGTCAATGAGAACTGCTGGATTGGGAAAAACCTCAGAGCAGTGGCGTCAAGAA GAGGCTCAAAAGCAAAATAAGTCATTTGAGAGGAGTTTGTCCGAAAGCCAGAACGAAAATGATGAATTAAAAGCTAGGGTGGCCGAACTGGAGGCAATATTACAAGACTATGAAGCCAGAATTGAACATCTGGAAGCAAATGAAGATCATCAAAATGAACAGCTTCACTATCTTCAGGATCAAGTTGCAAGCAGGGATCACATCATGGGAGAAGCTGTGGTTCAGATTCAAGGGGTAGCTGAGCACTTGCAGACTTTGGCAGTACAAGCTGATGTACtaagtgtgaagtatgaattgGAATTAGATCAGGGGCAGAAGTTGGCATCATTACTTAGAGAGATTAAAGTTCTAAGTGTTAGGGCAAAGCCGTATTTATag